DNA from Vitis vinifera cultivar Pinot Noir 40024 chromosome 19, ASM3070453v1:
TAAATTCAATGATTATAGTAATAAAACATTCAAAAATTGTCACACATTATAAGTCAAATTAATTTATGcacattaaatattaatatacagAATGTCTCATCTTTTCTATCAAATTATGTCTTTGACTAACaactttttgtaatttttgtttaattagtTTGAAATCATAGTTTGAAAATACATATCTCAAAATGTGGTTTCTAAATTTGTACTGAATGCTAGGTTTTGAAATACAAAAGCTCCAACAGCATATTTTGTGGGCTAAAGGTGAGTTTGAGGCAAAAGTCTATATGCCCTCACACATTGATTGATGAATTATTGCTATTTGTGGTTGATTTGTCACTTCTTTCATGTCAAAACACTTAGCAAACATGTGGGACAAACTGAACGACTTTCATACGATCGGGCTTCTAATGTCCTGTTGATATCATCccattcaaaaataatttcaacttagaaacataaaaagTGTTACAAGTGAGTAGACATTTGCCCCACATCATAAATAATTGAATCAAAGATAAGATTTTCATTGCCTTTTATGGACCAACCAAAGATTTTGAGTCATAGCaagtatttataataattgaagGTACTATCTATATTATTAAAGGATAGTACTTATGCGATCACACCTTCAATTGATTAGAAAtgcacaaaattttaattatttttaaataattaaaattgagtttttttaaatatgctaATAAAAACACACTTTTCCCATTTTACTTTTTATCATAAATCCTATGAttataaaaccatcaaaatTGTGAAAATATGTAGATTAAAGTCAAGCATGTGAACAAAGGTAAAATGATACTCTTCAATGCTCATAAAACTACCATAATTGTGGTTCCAAATTTTTGTTGGATGGAATATAGtagttaaaaaatttcttacaCACGATAAATTATGGCTAGGTTTGagaacaattctaaaaaataatttttaaaattattatatgatattttataaaataaaaatctatttaggAGTATGAAAtgttcttaatatattttttattttttaaatatattttaaaaataaattttatctccaatactttattttttatatttgtataattcttatatacaacaattatcaaaaaataagtaaaaacaatctaaaagatattttttttaaatatcctattttaaattttttattttttgttttttatttttatttttatttttaaataacatataactatttttaaaaatagttgtcaaGTGACTAGACAACCCGTCATTATCCAAATCGGAGACAAATTGACGTGGCATCCACACAAGATAACTCCATAATTTAGAAAGATTTCCTTTCTCATGTGCTCTTGCTTCATCTCGGGAATTATAAGATTTGCAACTTTTAGACAGGAATATAATCTTTCTTCTGGGGTCTCCATGAATGACTCATGTCTCCATAACAAAAAGGGACTTTTGATAAAAGTATggtaagtttaaaaaattattcttaaattatggTAGTAGGAAAAGTAATTCTAAATCTAAGTAGGAGAGGTATtagaaatcgtcttttcaaaagacgatttctatcaaaacaagtaaaaaaaaaaaattaatccctcaaaaattgtcttttgaaaagatgagATGATTTTcccttaataaataaataaataatccaaaaaataaaataaaatttcctaaatGGAAATCGTCTCTTTCAAGACACgatttcccttaaaaaaaatccaaaaaaaaaaaatacatccaaatttaatatctttaattatctctattttataaaacaaataatacaatttaatatataaatattttataaatccattttaaaattaaaaaattaattatatttatacaattattataaatatatattaaaaaattaattaatttgatttactaaatttaatataatataaataatatttatctattgtttttttttctttcactttgcaattaaaaaaaaaactgttatcaatttatatgaaaaaatgagtttaaaaaattaaatttattatgaatttattaaataattatttacacaataaatcattttgttttgtttttatttttaaattaattatattatataattttaagattaaaaatattaatcttttaagttaaaatttcatGTGTTTTCATAACTCTTATAACCTATTATACTTCATCACACCAATTTGAAGAAGACCGTTTGCTACCCTCATACCAATTTGAAGAAGACCGTTTACTATCCTCTCACCAATTTGAAGAAGAACACTTCATCACACTAATTTGAAGAAGACCGTTTGCTACCCTCTCATAACTAGCCCATTGGTATAGAAgaccgttttttttttttaaacttttttggcaaattgtctctttaagagatgatttccacttaaataattttttttgaaatcatcttttcaaaagacgatttttgagggattaattttttttttttttacttgttttgatggaaattgtcttttgaaaagacgatttccaaTTCCTGCAAAATCCGCTCTCCTACCTGACAAAAACTACTATatatttggaattatttttcctattacgataatttaagaataatttttttaatttactgtACTCTTGTCAAAAGTCCTAACAAAAAGGgcaaaaaacttttagaaagATTCCATTTATAGATGTTACCAAAAATTACTTTGCTACCATAATTTTAGACATGAATATAATCTTCTTCTGGGAATATACCTGAGCTTGAGTTTCTCATCCATCCAGTGGTCATTTGCTTGGTCTGCCCTTTCCTATATTTTTGCATAACACCATGAATAATTTTGAATACTACGCTTAAGGAAATTTGATTtgtggaaagaaaaaataattgcCAGAAAACTGTTTCGTATTGCGGCTTGGGAGACAACTCCATGTAAGTCGATATAACGAACAAAGTATGTGAagggtttatatatatatatatatatatatacatacatacatacatatatatatatatccaaaatACCATGCCTCGATGCTAGATTACATTTAACATTTGACAACACTAGAGATTATGATGACAAACTGTTGTGGAAGGTGATATATCATACATGTTATACAAACATTATTAATCCTTTTCACATggtacatacatatatatagaacCATCTCCTGGCCATTTACATTGGCACAGGATCTATGAGCATCCCTGCAACCAGATCTTTCATCAATGGTCCAACCAGCGTGTACTCATCTTCGTCCTTGTACAAGACGTCCATCATCCGGCTAAAATTCAGAACACGGGTGAGGAGTGGAACTGGCACTGCTGTAGGTTGCAGGAACTCCTCATTATTATCCTTCCATGCACTCTCTACTTGCTTCTTGAACTCATCATAAGCTTCTTCCTTTGAAACCCCATATTGCTTCATGTAGCATTCTACGGCTGAGGCAACATGCCCTCTTTTTTGCTCAAACTGcacaagaaagaaaatcaaaagaatttcagTATACACAAAACAGTAGCAGCATCCATTATGCAATATGGATATGTACCTCATGGGAAACTATGTCATCCATAAGCCTGCAAATGACGTTTGAAGCTCTAATCATCTTAGGGTCACTGAAAACCCAATCGAAGGCCTCCTTGGTTACTATATCTCCCATACCGACGAAAGATGTGGTTGTAAGCATAGAGCAGGCAGAGCTTACCAGCGCGTTGCTCATGTACTCATCCATTCTTGGTATATATTCTTGCTTCAACCATTTGGCTTCAAGAAGGTAGGCTTGGACTTGCCTTTTTAACTGAGTTACATAATCATGcagaatatatattaattttgaccATACCAAACACAACTCATGGAACATTGAAGGatcaagaagaagagataatATTGGTGCCAAACCGCTGCTTGTGCGTAGTGAACACGGTACAGTTTTCCTTGCTTCGTCATCTCTTCCTCCATTTCTTCATAGACATCTAAGAGAGCCTGATAACACACCTTCATATAATCTGGCAGTTGATCTATGCTGCTGGCATCCCATCTGAAAGTGAAGCAACAGATCATATCCTTGGAACCTTTTGAAATTACAccagaaatttagaaattaagttAACAATGTTGATGTGCATGCATCAAGTAATTACCTCTCAATTGCTTCTGTAAAGAGTTTGAGTTCTTCAAATGTCCCATACGCATCATATATATCATCTACAATGGATAGCACCCCGAATACTTTCATTAAGATCCTTCTAGCAAGGTAATATTGGGGTTCAAAGTACACTCCCAAGATCCAAAAGTAGCCTTCCACTATCCTGTCCCTCGCAAAAGGTAGCTTTGTCGCAAAGTCTAA
Protein-coding regions in this window:
- the LOC100255553 gene encoding (-)-germacrene D synthase, which codes for MSVPLSVSVTPILSQRIDPEVARHEATYHPNFWGDRFLHYNPDDDFCGTHACKEQQIQELKEEVRKSLEATAGNTSQLLKLIDSIQRLGLAYHFEREIEEALKAMYQTYTLVDDNDHLTTVSLLFRLLRQEGYHIPSDVFKKFMDEGGNFKESLVGDLPGMLALYEAAHLMVHGEDILDEALGFTTAHLQSMAIDSDNPLTKQVIRALKRPIRKGLPRVEARHYITIYQEDDSHNESLLKLAKLDYNMLQSLHRKELSEITKWWKGLDFATKLPFARDRIVEGYFWILGVYFEPQYYLARRILMKVFGVLSIVDDIYDAYGTFEELKLFTEAIERWDASSIDQLPDYMKVCYQALLDVYEEMEEEMTKQGKLYRVHYAQAALKRQVQAYLLEAKWLKQEYIPRMDEYMSNALVSSACSMLTTTSFVGMGDIVTKEAFDWVFSDPKMIRASNVICRLMDDIVSHEFEQKRGHVASAVECYMKQYGVSKEEAYDEFKKQVESAWKDNNEEFLQPTAVPVPLLTRVLNFSRMMDVLYKDEDEYTLVGPLMKDLVAGMLIDPVPM